From one Peredibacter starrii genomic stretch:
- a CDS encoding ribonuclease J yields MKNKYFNIIPIGGVEEIGSNMTLIRTPDEDILIDCGMLFPYEECFDINYLIPDFSLLDASRLTSIIITHGHEDHIGGLGHLLKEFPDITVYVTNFTHHLLQKKLEEHKITMKYELYHETSHLQFKNIEVFPIHVNHSIPETAGLVIRSNDKKWGALYISDFKVDLFSKHEKPIDLARIKEKLSECAQTAYFIDSTNILNDGKTTSENDLHTDLKALMEREETRVFITLFASNVHRMNAIAKMAKDAGRKIVIMGRSLKTYMEAATETGHSELSPDDFHMTDQVKGETGRMLIFLSGCQGDFLSALRRFSFGEDGTFKPGPGDLVVFSSKVIPGNEKKIYRIYNKLTEFGAEIITASDHLIHASGHPGKEDLHILLKNFTPGFYFPIHGESYFLKKHYEFIHTAYPKISAHLIYNYNEVILGEGTVKIEELDAKEPRLIHGKAMEIEKTQISQRRKMATQGAVFISYHRTMGHMEITTVGLPLVAQEWIDNLKKKLLEQIKNNLGGREETYIKDQLKISARQFYNNFLGYKPVTEVHLY; encoded by the coding sequence TTGAAAAACAAATATTTTAATATCATTCCTATTGGTGGAGTCGAAGAGATCGGCTCGAATATGACCCTCATCCGCACACCAGATGAAGATATTCTGATTGATTGCGGGATGCTTTTTCCTTATGAAGAATGCTTCGACATCAATTACCTTATTCCGGACTTTTCACTTCTCGATGCTAGTCGTTTAACTTCCATTATCATTACGCACGGACATGAAGATCATATTGGTGGATTGGGACATCTTTTAAAAGAGTTTCCTGATATCACGGTTTATGTAACAAACTTCACACATCATTTGCTTCAGAAGAAATTAGAAGAACATAAAATCACGATGAAGTATGAGCTCTATCATGAGACGTCTCATCTTCAATTTAAAAACATTGAGGTCTTCCCGATTCATGTGAATCACTCGATCCCAGAGACTGCCGGTCTCGTGATTCGTAGTAATGATAAAAAGTGGGGCGCTCTTTATATTTCCGATTTCAAAGTGGATCTTTTCTCAAAACATGAGAAGCCAATTGATCTGGCCCGCATTAAAGAAAAACTTTCTGAATGCGCTCAGACCGCCTATTTCATCGATTCTACCAACATCCTGAATGATGGTAAGACCACCTCTGAAAATGATCTTCATACCGATTTAAAAGCTTTGATGGAAAGGGAAGAGACTCGTGTCTTCATTACCCTTTTTGCTTCTAATGTCCACCGTATGAACGCCATTGCTAAGATGGCGAAAGATGCGGGTAGAAAAATCGTGATTATGGGTCGCTCGCTTAAAACCTATATGGAAGCGGCCACCGAAACCGGACATTCTGAACTTTCTCCTGATGATTTCCATATGACCGATCAAGTGAAAGGCGAGACGGGTAGAATGCTTATTTTCCTTTCTGGTTGTCAGGGAGATTTCTTATCGGCGCTCAGACGTTTTAGTTTTGGCGAAGATGGAACATTTAAACCAGGCCCCGGTGATCTGGTGGTTTTCAGCTCTAAAGTCATTCCTGGAAATGAGAAAAAAATTTATCGTATCTACAATAAGCTCACAGAATTCGGGGCAGAGATCATCACTGCCAGCGATCATTTAATTCATGCTTCGGGACATCCGGGCAAAGAAGATCTTCATATTCTGTTGAAGAACTTTACTCCTGGATTTTATTTTCCGATTCACGGCGAATCTTATTTTCTAAAAAAGCACTATGAGTTCATTCATACTGCCTATCCTAAAATCTCAGCGCATCTGATCTATAACTATAATGAAGTGATCCTGGGCGAAGGAACAGTAAAGATTGAAGAGCTTGACGCTAAAGAGCCTCGACTGATTCATGGTAAGGCCATGGAGATTGAGAAAACTCAAATTTCTCAACGTCGAAAGATGGCGACTCAAGGAGCGGTCTTCATAAGTTATCACCGTACGATGGGCCATATGGAAATCACAACAGTAGGACTTCCTTTGGTTGCTCAGGAATGGATTGATAATTTAAAGAAGAAACTTCTAGAGCAGATTAAAAACAATCTAGGTGGCAGAGAAGAAACTTACATCAAAGATCAGTTAAAGATCTCGGCACGCCAATTTTATAATAATTTTCTGGGTTATAAACCGGTAACGGAAGTACACTTGTACTAA
- a CDS encoding flagellin N-terminal helical domain-containing protein: MGLRINTNIASQEVQKNLKVSNAQQEAEFSKLSSGKRITKSADDAAGLAIAKKLEAETRGLRVAGRNANDAISMVQVAEGGLNETSNILTRLRELSIQAGSDTVGDTERGYLSLEYEQLVQEADRISKTTSFNGRPLLKGEGNTLQFQVGAYGGEDNRIEFDAASTDASSESLGIGGSNIRDKQGAIDNLERIDNAINKVSAFRANFGSIQSRLQSTINNLDVATVNQEAARSRIEDVDVADSTAKLASSQIRNAAGTATLSQANQLGNSALRLIG; the protein is encoded by the coding sequence ATGGGCTTAAGAATCAACACCAACATTGCCTCGCAAGAGGTACAAAAAAACCTGAAGGTCAGTAATGCCCAACAGGAAGCGGAGTTTTCAAAACTCTCGTCTGGTAAACGAATCACGAAATCTGCGGATGATGCCGCCGGTTTGGCGATTGCTAAGAAGTTAGAGGCCGAAACACGAGGTCTGCGTGTTGCTGGTCGAAACGCAAACGATGCTATCTCAATGGTTCAGGTTGCCGAAGGTGGTCTGAACGAAACGAGTAACATCCTTACCCGCTTGCGTGAATTATCCATTCAGGCCGGATCGGACACAGTGGGTGATACTGAAAGAGGTTATCTCTCGCTGGAGTATGAACAACTAGTTCAAGAGGCCGATCGTATTTCAAAAACCACTTCTTTCAACGGCCGACCACTCTTAAAGGGTGAAGGGAACACACTACAGTTCCAAGTCGGTGCGTATGGTGGCGAAGATAACCGAATCGAATTTGATGCCGCATCGACGGATGCTTCATCAGAGTCTTTAGGTATCGGTGGCTCGAATATCCGGGATAAACAAGGTGCCATTGATAACCTAGAGCGAATCGACAACGCCATCAACAAGGTGAGTGCATTCCGCGCTAACTTTGGTTCGATTCAATCGCGTCTACAGTCGACCATCAACAACCTTGATGTTGCCACTGTAAACCAGGAAGCTGCCCGTTCACGTATTGAAGATGTTGATGTGGCAGATTCAACAGCGAAACTTGCATCGTCTCAAATCAGAAATGCTGCAGGTACCGCTACTCTGTCTCAGGCCAACCAATTAGGTAACAGTGCTCTGAGATTGATCGGTTAA
- a CDS encoding RDD family protein, with translation MNLESVQNKKNNTPVNDDFMEEFDFKPITSGLGFHHQKATEVKPMFTERTVAVSPLPTSVPTMKKEMNVYQNDLSMFYNQAQQVPQAPVELEPMVEEKFYRMAGKTQRVFAYLLDLAFVAGLLTGVLTIMAKSVDLDLIQVWEQYPHEITPLVVTLFCGFYLIYFAIFEKASQSTLGKNLFNLRVTSMDNGSLSLTTLLMRSIVSLLNFASLGLFSYFDLQNKVTNSKVIRID, from the coding sequence ATGAATTTAGAAAGCGTTCAGAATAAAAAGAATAACACTCCTGTGAATGATGACTTCATGGAAGAGTTTGATTTTAAGCCGATCACTTCGGGTCTAGGTTTTCATCATCAAAAAGCCACGGAAGTAAAACCGATGTTCACAGAAAGAACTGTGGCAGTAAGTCCTCTTCCGACTTCAGTGCCGACGATGAAAAAAGAGATGAACGTTTATCAAAATGATTTATCTATGTTTTATAATCAGGCCCAGCAAGTACCTCAGGCGCCGGTTGAGCTTGAGCCAATGGTAGAAGAAAAATTCTATCGCATGGCCGGCAAAACCCAGCGTGTGTTTGCATACCTTCTGGATCTTGCTTTCGTTGCGGGTCTTCTGACAGGTGTATTAACTATCATGGCCAAGTCAGTGGACCTGGATCTTATTCAAGTTTGGGAGCAATACCCTCACGAGATCACTCCCCTGGTTGTGACTCTTTTCTGTGGTTTTTATCTGATCTATTTCGCCATCTTTGAAAAGGCGAGTCAGTCTACGCTTGGGAAGAATCTCTTTAACTTAAGAGTGACCAGTATGGACAATGGTTCATTATCTCTTACAACTTTACTCATGCGTTCCATCGTGAGTCTTTTAAACTTTGCGAGTCTTGGTTTATTCTCTTATTTTGATTTGCAGAATAAAGTTACAAACTCAAAAGTAATTCGGATCGACTAA
- the rfaE2 gene encoding D-glycero-beta-D-manno-heptose 1-phosphate adenylyltransferase, which yields MFSPSLEHFLKQNEGKRIVFTNGCFDILHRGHVTYLAEARKLGDLLVVGVNSDASVKRLKGPERPINNENDRSYVLSQLKSVDFTEIFTEDTPLNLILKVQPKILVKGGDWKIDQIVGAKEVLANGGDVFSLNFVDGYSTTSIIQKIQA from the coding sequence ATGTTTTCACCATCTCTAGAACACTTTTTAAAACAGAACGAAGGTAAAAGAATAGTTTTTACCAACGGCTGTTTTGATATCCTTCATCGCGGACACGTTACTTATCTTGCTGAAGCAAGAAAGCTTGGTGACCTTTTAGTGGTGGGGGTGAATTCAGACGCGAGCGTGAAGCGTCTTAAAGGACCTGAGCGTCCGATCAATAATGAGAATGATCGCTCGTATGTTCTTTCTCAACTTAAGTCTGTGGACTTCACTGAGATCTTCACCGAGGACACTCCCCTAAATCTCATTCTTAAAGTGCAACCAAAAATTCTTGTGAAAGGTGGCGACTGGAAGATTGATCAGATCGTGGGAGCGAAAGAAGTTCTGGCCAATGGTGGAGATGTTTTCTCTTTGAACTTCGTTGACGGTTACTCAACAACTTCAATCATTCAAAAAATTCAGGCATGA
- a CDS encoding 16S rRNA (uracil(1498)-N(3))-methyltransferase, with translation MRAHWLSDLTLLDSYVLKDESLHHLVNVIRIEVGEELLLLNGKGLQILTVVDAIAKRELRLKFKSEIPAERKYVFDLALGMPKRDAFELCLKQAAELGFRKIYLIRSAYSQMKAPEMDRMEKLLVSALEQSNASFMPEIEEVKWESIPWSHYHSALLLDSQTSIKKPVFDSAPTSPHLLIVGPEGGFSPEELKYLHSQNQVKVVNLPTPILRTPTALAAGAGIMLESLLK, from the coding sequence ATGAGGGCCCACTGGCTTTCTGATTTAACTCTTCTGGACAGCTATGTCCTAAAAGATGAGTCACTTCATCACCTGGTCAATGTGATTCGTATCGAAGTCGGTGAGGAGCTTTTACTGCTAAATGGTAAGGGCCTCCAGATCCTGACTGTGGTTGATGCCATCGCCAAGCGCGAACTGCGTCTGAAATTTAAATCTGAGATTCCTGCGGAAAGAAAATATGTATTTGATCTCGCCCTCGGGATGCCGAAACGAGATGCCTTTGAACTTTGTCTTAAGCAAGCGGCCGAGCTGGGCTTTCGGAAGATCTATCTCATACGTTCAGCTTATTCACAAATGAAGGCCCCGGAAATGGACCGCATGGAGAAACTTCTGGTTTCGGCCTTAGAGCAATCTAACGCTTCATTCATGCCGGAAATCGAAGAGGTGAAGTGGGAATCGATTCCCTGGAGTCACTATCACTCGGCCCTTCTACTAGATTCTCAGACCTCAATTAAAAAACCGGTTTTTGATTCAGCTCCTACAAGTCCTCATCTATTGATCGTAGGACCAGAGGGTGGTTTTTCGCCCGAAGAGCTTAAATACCTTCACTCACAAAATCAGGTAAAAGTCGTCAATTTACCTACTCCGATTTTGCGAACCCCAACTGCCTTGGCCGCAGGTGCAGGGATTATGCTTGAAAGTTTGCTTAAGTGA
- a CDS encoding 50S ribosomal protein L11 methyltransferase produces the protein MDAFWVVTLFHFQPTTEQWSHIESMAINDYGSLGIEEFSLDEPEVDALLGERSYSGGDLPQDVLDEVESRVLGRPNNYRFFFGDEEGASEFYTKVGQVYLCESQIETQQTEDWNAEWKKHYAPIKVNDSLEIIPSWNKDYNSTSREKIYIYPGMGFGTGSHETTFLCLKLFTEHLLNQKVETVLDFGSGSGILGLATFKFFPEAKVDFYDIDPEANKNCYQNAETNELENFAFRLLLPEVREKLMEEYDVVFANILESILMLEQEALIAHTKKGGSLILSGLLRHQAANIIKLYSDAGMKLISHVEKGDWAAILFKKGEA, from the coding sequence ATGGACGCATTTTGGGTAGTGACCCTATTTCATTTCCAACCGACTACGGAGCAGTGGTCTCATATTGAGAGCATGGCAATAAACGATTATGGCTCTCTTGGTATTGAAGAGTTTTCTCTCGACGAGCCCGAGGTGGATGCCCTCTTAGGCGAACGATCATATTCGGGTGGTGATTTACCGCAAGATGTTTTGGATGAAGTAGAAAGCCGTGTGCTTGGTCGTCCGAACAATTATCGTTTCTTCTTCGGTGATGAAGAAGGAGCTTCCGAGTTTTATACAAAAGTGGGCCAGGTCTATTTGTGTGAATCACAAATTGAAACTCAGCAAACTGAAGACTGGAACGCTGAATGGAAAAAACACTACGCTCCTATCAAAGTAAATGATTCTTTAGAAATCATTCCTTCTTGGAACAAAGATTATAATAGTACTAGTCGTGAGAAGATCTATATCTATCCAGGCATGGGCTTTGGTACTGGTAGCCACGAGACCACATTTCTTTGTCTAAAACTTTTCACTGAACATCTTTTAAATCAAAAAGTGGAAACGGTTTTAGATTTCGGTTCAGGTTCGGGCATTTTAGGTCTGGCAACATTCAAGTTCTTCCCGGAAGCGAAAGTTGATTTCTACGATATCGATCCAGAGGCCAACAAGAACTGTTATCAAAATGCCGAGACCAACGAATTAGAAAATTTTGCTTTCCGCCTGCTACTTCCGGAAGTGAGAGAGAAACTCATGGAGGAATACGATGTGGTGTTCGCCAATATTCTTGAGAGCATCTTGATGCTCGAGCAAGAAGCATTGATCGCTCATACAAAGAAAGGTGGATCACTGATCCTTTCTGGTCTTTTGAGACACCAGGCCGCAAATATCATCAAACTTTATTCAGATGCGGGTATGAAGCTTATCAGTCATGTTGAAAAAGGTGATTGGGCGGCGATCTTATTTAAAAAGGGCGAGGCATGA
- the udk gene encoding uridine kinase, with amino-acid sequence MQNKIFLIGIAGGSGSGKTTFAKKVMKSINSSASVLLHMDSYYLPIQPKTNYTTTGKANFDHPDAFDWNLLRHHLSELKQGMGIKCPIYDFATSTRTEEYEQVGPCKVVLFEGIFSLYDQEIRDMLDIKCFLHVDSDIRFTRRLHRDVKERGRSLESVIAQYYDTVRPMYQKYLDPQKQYADFTVGEETDVAALILAARIRELLESSHVEASNTEAI; translated from the coding sequence ATGCAAAACAAAATCTTTCTCATCGGAATCGCAGGCGGATCGGGGTCTGGAAAAACGACTTTTGCCAAAAAAGTCATGAAGAGCATCAATAGCTCTGCATCCGTACTTCTCCACATGGATTCCTACTACTTACCTATTCAACCTAAAACGAACTATACCACTACTGGTAAAGCGAACTTCGACCACCCGGATGCTTTTGACTGGAATCTTCTCCGTCATCATCTGTCTGAGTTGAAGCAAGGCATGGGGATCAAGTGTCCTATCTATGATTTCGCCACATCAACTCGCACTGAAGAGTATGAGCAAGTAGGTCCTTGTAAGGTCGTTCTGTTTGAAGGGATTTTTTCTCTCTACGATCAAGAAATTCGCGACATGCTTGATATTAAATGTTTCCTGCATGTTGATTCAGATATCCGCTTTACTCGTCGTCTTCACCGTGACGTGAAAGAGCGTGGTCGTTCACTTGAATCAGTCATCGCTCAGTACTACGATACTGTGAGACCAATGTATCAGAAGTACCTTGATCCTCAGAAACAATACGCAGACTTCACAGTCGGAGAAGAGACCGATGTGGCCGCCTTAATTTTGGCCGCCCGCATTCGTGAACTTCTTGAATCTTCTCATGTCGAGGCCTCAAATACTGAGGCGATCTAA